The proteins below come from a single Phycisphaerales bacterium genomic window:
- a CDS encoding STAS domain-containing protein, which translates to MAILEWSEQVLVVDLQNEPLLSDDLLVLAERLEAHVQQRDVVLNFLAVGFLNSSNISQLLRVREAARRRGGRLCLCSINSSIASVLEVTHLDRLFHQEEDTASALAALQLAADAES; encoded by the coding sequence ATGGCGATTCTTGAGTGGTCGGAGCAGGTTCTGGTGGTCGATCTCCAGAACGAACCGCTCCTGAGCGATGATCTTCTCGTGCTCGCCGAGCGTCTCGAAGCGCACGTTCAGCAGCGCGACGTCGTGCTCAATTTTCTCGCGGTGGGGTTCCTGAACAGTTCAAACATCAGCCAGTTGCTTCGCGTGCGCGAAGCGGCGCGCCGCCGTGGCGGCCGGCTGTGCCTGTGCTCGATCAATTCCAGCATCGCCTCCGTGCTTGAGGTCACCCACCTCGACCGCCTCTTCCACCAGGAAGAAGACACCGCCAGCGCGCTCGCCGCCCTCCAGCTGGCGGCCGACGCTGAGTCGTGA
- a CDS encoding ABC transporter ATP-binding protein, which produces MSLHSSNGNGRAEPDGREIIANLSGLTKTYYKPDGSVLVEALKGLDLEVQRGEYVAIMGSSGSGKSTLMNLLGALDRPTSGRYVLDGEDVAKLDDIGLSTIRGRKIGFVFQAFNLIPALTILENVEVPLFYQGIPPAERHRRSKDKLELVGLADRLHHRPSELSGGQQQRAAIARALVNEPAIIMADEPTGNLDSKTGETILDVLQNLHERGLTIFLVTHDDKVVSRCERIVRLRDGRLESDEVLRRSGILRDQQPATRSNEPTAVS; this is translated from the coding sequence ATGTCGCTTCATTCATCAAACGGAAACGGCCGGGCCGAACCAGACGGCCGCGAGATCATCGCGAACCTCTCGGGCCTGACCAAGACCTACTACAAGCCCGACGGCTCCGTACTCGTCGAAGCGCTCAAGGGCCTCGATCTCGAAGTGCAGCGCGGCGAATACGTCGCCATCATGGGTTCATCCGGCTCGGGCAAATCCACGCTCATGAACCTCCTGGGCGCCCTCGATCGCCCCACCTCCGGCCGCTACGTCCTCGATGGTGAAGACGTCGCCAAACTTGATGACATCGGCTTGTCCACGATCCGCGGCCGCAAGATCGGCTTCGTGTTCCAGGCGTTCAATCTCATTCCCGCGCTGACCATCCTCGAGAACGTCGAGGTGCCGCTCTTCTACCAGGGCATTCCTCCAGCGGAGCGCCATCGGAGATCGAAAGACAAGCTCGAACTCGTCGGCCTGGCCGACCGCCTCCACCACCGGCCCAGCGAACTCTCCGGCGGGCAGCAGCAGCGCGCTGCCATCGCCCGCGCTCTCGTCAACGAGCCCGCCATCATCATGGCCGACGAACCCACCGGCAACCTCGATTCCAAAACCGGCGAGACCATTCTCGACGTCCTGCAAAATCTCCACGAACGCGGCCTGACCATCTTCCTCGTCACCCACGACGACAAGGTAGTCAGCCGCTGCGAGCGCATCGTGCGCCTGCGCGATGGCCGGCTCGAGTCCGACGAAGTGCTGCGCCGGAGCGGAATCCTTCGCGATCAGCAGCCGGCCACGCGCAGCAACGAGCCCACGGCCGTATCGTAA
- a CDS encoding crossover junction endodeoxyribonuclease RuvC, with protein sequence MRIIGIDPGLRLTGYGCVEITPGRAEPTLIEAGVIRLTASEPVSSRLLELLTDLGSILDQLSPDCMAVEKLYAHYAHPTTAIKMGHARGVILLAARQRNIDIDELGATEIKKSITGNGHASKRQMQIAVQAQCRLREMPHPPDVADAIAIGLCAARRMSGRRSAALL encoded by the coding sequence ATGCGGATCATCGGCATCGATCCCGGGTTGAGGCTCACGGGCTACGGCTGCGTGGAGATCACGCCCGGCCGCGCCGAACCCACGCTCATCGAAGCCGGCGTCATCCGCCTCACCGCCTCGGAGCCCGTCTCCAGCCGGCTGCTCGAACTGCTCACCGACCTCGGCTCAATCCTCGATCAACTCAGCCCCGACTGCATGGCCGTGGAAAAACTCTACGCCCACTACGCGCACCCCACGACGGCCATCAAGATGGGCCACGCGCGCGGCGTCATCCTCCTCGCCGCCCGGCAGCGCAACATCGACATCGACGAACTCGGCGCCACCGAGATCAAAAAGTCCATCACCGGCAACGGGCACGCCAGCAAACGACAGATGCAGATCGCCGTGCAGGCGCAGTGTCGGCTGCGCGAGATGCCCCACCCGCCCGACGTGGCCGACGCGATCGCCATCGGCCTGTGCGCCGCCCGCCGCATGTCCGGCCGCCGGTCCGCGGCCCTACTCTGA
- the ruvX gene encoding Holliday junction resolvase RuvX, whose translation MRYLCLDIGDKRTGAALGDDETWIVSPLGIIEVAAESALLDRLALLIEEHEPDELVVGLPLNMDGTRGPQAKKIAALVERLAEAVLLPIHLQDERLSSFAADEAMARTGLTHKQKKQRRDALAAAAILRGFFESRGAAASRTDRDAPPTLGPT comes from the coding sequence ATGCGCTACCTCTGCCTCGACATCGGCGACAAGCGAACCGGCGCGGCCCTCGGCGACGACGAGACCTGGATCGTCAGCCCGCTGGGCATAATCGAAGTCGCCGCCGAGAGCGCCCTGCTCGATCGCCTCGCGCTGCTCATTGAAGAGCACGAGCCCGATGAACTCGTCGTCGGCCTGCCGCTCAACATGGATGGCACGCGCGGCCCGCAGGCGAAAAAGATCGCCGCCCTGGTCGAGCGCCTCGCCGAAGCGGTGCTCCTGCCCATCCATCTCCAGGACGAGCGCCTCAGTTCCTTCGCCGCCGACGAAGCCATGGCCCGCACCGGCCTGACGCACAAGCAGAAAAAGCAGCGGCGCGATGCCCTCGCCGCCGCCGCCATCCTTCGCGGCTTTTTCGAATCCCGCGGCGCCGCCGCCTCGCGGACGGATCGCGACGCCCCCCCTACCCTTGGGCCGACATGA